The following are encoded in a window of Rhizobium sp. WYJ-E13 genomic DNA:
- a CDS encoding rhodanese-like domain-containing protein yields the protein MPSPVSEIPAAAPEAAAEHFARKLAFETDCSDVNAAFASGKVDFVLLDVRSPALFALSHVPGALNLPHGKMTGHRMSQWPADTLFVVYCAGPHCNGADKAALRLSRLGLSVKLMIGGLTGWADEGFAFEGEAGAAA from the coding sequence ATGCCGAGCCCGGTTTCCGAAATTCCCGCCGCCGCACCCGAAGCTGCCGCCGAACACTTCGCCCGCAAACTCGCCTTCGAGACCGACTGTTCGGATGTGAACGCCGCCTTCGCTTCGGGCAAGGTCGATTTTGTGCTGCTCGACGTCCGCTCGCCGGCACTCTTCGCCCTCTCGCATGTTCCAGGCGCCCTCAACCTGCCGCACGGCAAGATGACCGGGCATCGCATGTCACAATGGCCTGCGGATACACTGTTTGTTGTCTATTGCGCCGGGCCGCATTGCAACGGCGCGGACAAGGCTGCACTTCGCCTGTCGCGTCTCGGCCTGTCCGTCAAGCTGATGATCGGCGGCCTGACCGGATGGGCAGACGAAGGTTTTGCTTTCGAGGGCGAGGCAGGCGCTGCCGCCTGA
- a CDS encoding biliverdin-producing heme oxygenase: MSLRSALRAQTADCHAKVDAHFGNFSLSDIRDYKAFLRAHARAVPSIESALERTSIIRLLPDWPERRRTSLLLADIAALNELPPQPLLQPEFHDDASLWGALYVLEGSKLGGAMLAKAVPDHLPSSYLSPQGPKGAMRVFMKRLDASGVDDIAGAVAAARDVFALFLKAAQLELEAA, encoded by the coding sequence ATGTCACTTCGCAGTGCCCTACGCGCACAAACAGCAGATTGCCATGCCAAGGTGGACGCCCACTTCGGTAACTTCAGCCTTTCCGATATCCGCGATTACAAAGCTTTCTTGCGCGCCCATGCCCGTGCCGTTCCTTCGATTGAATCGGCTCTGGAACGGACCAGCATCATCAGGCTGCTGCCGGACTGGCCAGAGCGCCGGCGAACATCTCTTCTCCTTGCCGATATAGCCGCGCTGAACGAGCTGCCTCCTCAGCCCCTTCTACAGCCCGAGTTTCACGATGACGCATCCCTCTGGGGCGCGCTCTATGTACTGGAAGGATCGAAGCTTGGCGGGGCCATGCTCGCAAAGGCCGTGCCCGACCACCTGCCGAGCAGCTATCTCAGTCCCCAGGGTCCGAAGGGCGCCATGCGCGTATTTATGAAACGTCTGGATGCAAGTGGCGTTGACGATATCGCAGGCGCAGTTGCGGCTGCACGCGATGTCTTCGCTCTCTTTCTGAAGGCTGCACAGCTCGAACTGGAAGCGGCTTGA
- a CDS encoding HWE histidine kinase domain-containing protein — MSQTTAPVDLTNCDREPIHQLGSVQPFGFLLAASSDWIVTRASANLSEFLAITHAEAVGRPVSSILTPEALHSLRDRLATLRGPDIVERIFSIALTSANRRFDVAIHVSHGQVIIEGEPCNEGKADAPSLSMRSMMSRLDHTETLEAFFREGARQARALTGFDRVMVYRFDDSGSGEVVAEAARPGIGSFLGLHYPASDIPVQARALYLRNLFRIIADIHSTPVPILPELDEHGRPLDLSMSVLRSVSPIHIEYLKNMGVGASLSISIVADGRLWGLFACHHYSARLPSAESRSTAELFGQMFASRLESRERRLALDYETKARRIADRLLTSVADNASLLDDPTWLIDALADAIPADGIGVWINGRLAIAGLGPNEKSFAILVRHLNRNAAGRVYAVDRLGETYPDIETDGAVAGMLAIPISRSPRDYVVLFRQEIVRTVRWAGDPHKPVEYGPNGPRLTPRKSFEAWSELVRGRSLPFTEAERRVAETIRVTLIEVVLRLTDEASMARQLANERQELLIAELNHRVRNILGLIGGLIRQSQSTSISLPDYVRQLEGRVQSLSRAHDQITRDHWAPASLRQLLLAEAAAYLGKNAQRIRMTGDDVLLEPQAFSTTALVFHELVTNSAKYGSLSGSGFIDLSWSTDEEGNLHLNWREKDGPPVVEPTRHGFGSTIIRRSIPYDLGGRAELRYISDGLEADFFIPAKHVNAVSAAGERPAPAPVEIAERSKAAANDELLCGLNVLLVENNLIIAMDGEDILRRLGAEVETAPSVADAIELLAGQSFDLALLDVNLGDETSFAIADRLAASNVPFVFATGYGEGIAQAHSHSDAPVLQKPYTIEGVTDILVRMPLPKRS; from the coding sequence ATGAGCCAGACCACAGCTCCCGTCGATCTGACCAATTGCGATCGCGAGCCGATCCATCAGCTCGGTTCCGTCCAGCCCTTCGGTTTTCTGCTTGCGGCATCCTCGGACTGGATCGTCACCCGTGCCTCCGCAAATCTTTCGGAATTCCTGGCCATAACCCATGCCGAAGCGGTTGGCCGGCCTGTCTCGTCGATTCTTACGCCCGAAGCACTCCACAGCCTTCGCGACAGACTTGCCACCCTGCGCGGACCCGACATCGTCGAACGTATTTTCAGCATTGCGCTGACTTCGGCTAACCGGCGCTTTGACGTCGCAATCCATGTGAGCCACGGCCAGGTCATCATCGAGGGCGAACCTTGCAACGAAGGCAAGGCCGACGCGCCGTCGCTCTCTATGCGCAGCATGATGTCCCGCCTCGACCATACCGAAACGCTGGAGGCCTTCTTCCGCGAAGGCGCCCGCCAAGCCCGCGCCTTGACTGGTTTCGACCGCGTGATGGTCTATCGCTTCGACGATAGCGGCTCCGGCGAGGTCGTGGCAGAAGCTGCCCGGCCGGGTATCGGCTCGTTCCTCGGCCTGCATTATCCCGCGTCCGATATTCCGGTGCAGGCGCGCGCGCTCTATCTGCGCAATCTCTTCCGCATCATTGCGGATATCCATTCGACACCGGTGCCGATCCTGCCCGAACTCGACGAGCATGGCCGCCCGCTTGATCTCTCCATGTCCGTGCTGCGGTCGGTTTCTCCCATTCACATCGAATATCTGAAGAATATGGGCGTCGGCGCCTCGCTCTCCATTTCAATCGTCGCCGATGGCAGGCTATGGGGCCTATTTGCCTGCCACCACTACAGCGCCCGCCTACCTTCGGCCGAAAGCCGCTCCACGGCCGAGCTCTTCGGCCAGATGTTCGCCTCCCGCCTCGAAAGCCGCGAACGACGCCTGGCGCTCGACTACGAGACCAAGGCACGCCGCATCGCCGACCGGCTTCTCACCTCCGTTGCCGACAATGCAAGCCTGCTCGACGATCCGACGTGGCTGATCGACGCGCTGGCGGATGCCATTCCCGCTGATGGTATCGGTGTGTGGATCAACGGGCGGCTGGCGATTGCCGGCCTCGGGCCGAATGAAAAAAGCTTTGCCATCCTTGTCCGCCACCTCAATCGCAATGCCGCCGGCCGGGTCTACGCGGTGGATCGCCTTGGCGAAACCTATCCCGATATCGAAACCGATGGTGCCGTAGCCGGCATGCTCGCCATTCCGATCTCCCGCTCGCCACGCGATTACGTCGTGCTCTTCCGCCAGGAGATTGTGCGTACCGTCCGCTGGGCCGGAGATCCGCACAAGCCCGTGGAATATGGCCCGAACGGCCCGCGCCTCACCCCTCGCAAGAGTTTCGAAGCATGGTCCGAGCTGGTGCGCGGCCGCTCCCTGCCCTTCACCGAAGCAGAGCGCCGCGTGGCGGAAACCATCCGTGTTACGCTGATCGAAGTCGTACTGCGCCTGACCGATGAAGCAAGCATGGCGCGCCAGCTTGCCAATGAACGGCAGGAATTGCTGATCGCCGAGTTGAACCATCGCGTCCGTAATATCCTCGGCCTGATCGGCGGCCTGATCCGCCAATCACAATCGACCTCCATCAGCCTGCCGGATTATGTCCGCCAGCTTGAGGGCCGCGTCCAGTCGCTCTCCAGAGCGCATGACCAGATCACTCGCGACCACTGGGCGCCCGCCTCGCTTCGTCAGTTGCTGCTTGCGGAAGCCGCCGCCTATCTCGGGAAAAATGCCCAGCGTATACGCATGACCGGCGACGACGTGCTGCTCGAGCCGCAGGCCTTTTCCACCACCGCCCTCGTCTTCCATGAACTGGTGACCAACAGCGCCAAATATGGAAGCCTTTCCGGATCCGGCTTTATCGACCTCAGCTGGAGCACGGACGAGGAAGGCAATCTCCACCTGAACTGGCGCGAAAAGGATGGCCCGCCCGTGGTCGAACCGACGCGCCACGGTTTCGGCTCGACAATCATCCGCCGTTCAATCCCCTACGATCTCGGCGGCAGGGCCGAACTTCGCTACATCAGCGATGGCCTGGAGGCCGATTTTTTCATCCCCGCAAAACACGTCAATGCGGTGAGCGCCGCAGGCGAACGTCCCGCACCGGCCCCGGTGGAAATTGCCGAGCGCAGCAAGGCGGCGGCCAATGACGAGCTTCTCTGCGGGCTCAATGTGCTATTGGTCGAAAACAACCTCATCATCGCCATGGACGGCGAAGACATTCTGCGCCGTCTGGGCGCGGAGGTCGAGACCGCGCCAAGCGTCGCCGACGCGATTGAACTCCTGGCCGGCCAGTCCTTCGATCTGGCGCTTCTCGATGTCAATCTCGGCGATGAGACCAGCTTCGCCATTGCCGACCGTCTAGCCGCCAGTAACGTGCCTTTCGTTTTCGCGACAGGCTACGGTGAGGGGATCGCGCAGGCGCACAGCCATTCGGATGCGCCAGTTCTGCAAAAGCCCTATACGATCGAGGGAGTGACGGACATTCTGGTTCGCATGCCTCTCCCAAAGAGATCCTGA